The Clostridium chauvoei genome has a window encoding:
- a CDS encoding DNA topoisomerase III: MGKILVLAEKPSVGRDIAKVLKCNQNKGSYIEGNKYIITWALGHLVGLQDPEGYDNKYKTWSMDTLPMLPKYMKLTVLKKTGKQFNEVKKVMTRGDVDEIIIATDAGREGELVARWIIEKIGCKKPIKRLWISSQTNKAILDGFNNLKPGKAYENLYKAAVCRAEADWIVGLNVTRALTCKYNAQLSAGRVQSPTLAMIVEREEEIKSFKPKEYHTINAKSDKCNFTWVNKDNNGRIFDLEFSKKVENKLKGSNINIVNVNSKDKKAYPKPLYDLTELQRDCNRLWGFSAKQTLNVMQRLYENYKVLTYPRTDSRYITTDIVGTLKDRIKAVGIGEYRAICENLLRKDIKGNKSFVDNSKVSDHHAIIPTEERGNLALLSSDERKVYDLVVKRFLSHLMSAYIYIETTLEGEVNGERLLAKGKIEKDKGWKKLYDKVAEDESSDDIKEQTLPVINKGEVLKIKNIEVKKNFTTPPARFNEATLLSAMENPQKYVNVDKASAKTLNETGGLGTVATRADIIEKLFNSFVIEKKGKDIYPTSKGKQLIELVPRDLKSPLLTAKWEKRLDEISKGKSNSNDFMKEMRNYSITLVNDVKSANSKFVHDNKTGKKCPNCGKYLLEVKGKNGIMNVCQDRECGYRESVSRNTNARCPECKKKLELRGHGEGQIYVCPNNNCTFREKASVFNKRFDKKSDKMNKREVNNIMKKMKKDAEEDINNPFAELLKGLK; the protein is encoded by the coding sequence ATGGGAAAAATATTAGTTTTAGCAGAAAAACCAAGTGTAGGTAGAGATATTGCTAAGGTTTTAAAGTGTAATCAAAATAAAGGTTCATATATTGAAGGAAATAAATATATAATAACATGGGCATTAGGTCATTTAGTAGGTCTTCAAGATCCAGAAGGATATGATAATAAGTATAAAACTTGGAGTATGGATACGTTACCTATGTTGCCTAAATATATGAAATTAACAGTTCTTAAAAAGACAGGAAAGCAATTTAATGAAGTAAAAAAGGTTATGACTAGAGGAGATGTAGATGAAATAATTATAGCAACAGATGCTGGAAGAGAAGGGGAACTTGTAGCACGTTGGATTATAGAAAAGATAGGATGTAAAAAGCCAATTAAGAGATTATGGATATCATCTCAAACTAATAAAGCTATTTTAGATGGATTTAATAATTTAAAGCCAGGAAAAGCCTATGAAAATCTTTATAAAGCAGCAGTATGTAGAGCAGAAGCAGATTGGATTGTTGGTCTTAATGTAACAAGAGCGTTAACATGTAAATATAATGCACAACTTTCAGCAGGAAGAGTACAATCACCAACTTTAGCAATGATAGTAGAAAGAGAAGAAGAAATAAAGAGCTTTAAACCTAAAGAATATCATACTATAAATGCAAAGTCAGATAAGTGTAATTTTACTTGGGTTAATAAAGATAATAATGGAAGAATTTTTGACTTAGAATTTAGTAAAAAGGTTGAAAATAAACTTAAAGGTTCAAATATAAATATAGTAAATGTTAATAGTAAGGATAAAAAAGCTTATCCTAAACCACTTTATGATTTAACAGAACTTCAAAGAGACTGTAATAGACTTTGGGGATTTTCTGCAAAACAAACTTTAAATGTAATGCAAAGATTATATGAAAATTATAAGGTTTTAACATATCCAAGAACAGATTCAAGATATATAACTACAGATATAGTAGGAACTTTAAAAGATAGAATAAAAGCAGTAGGTATTGGAGAATATAGAGCAATTTGTGAAAATCTTTTAAGAAAAGATATTAAAGGAAACAAGAGTTTTGTAGATAATTCAAAAGTATCTGATCACCACGCTATAATTCCAACGGAAGAAAGAGGAAACTTAGCTCTTTTAAGTTCAGATGAAAGAAAAGTTTATGATTTAGTAGTAAAAAGATTTTTAAGTCATCTTATGTCAGCATATATTTATATAGAAACTACTTTAGAAGGAGAAGTAAACGGAGAAAGACTTCTAGCTAAAGGAAAAATAGAAAAGGATAAGGGATGGAAAAAGCTTTACGATAAAGTAGCTGAAGATGAATCTTCAGATGATATAAAAGAACAAACTCTTCCTGTTATAAATAAAGGAGAAGTTTTAAAGATTAAAAATATAGAAGTCAAAAAGAACTTTACAACGCCACCAGCTAGATTTAATGAAGCTACATTACTTTCAGCAATGGAAAATCCACAAAAGTATGTTAATGTAGATAAAGCCTCAGCTAAAACATTAAACGAAACAGGTGGACTTGGAACGGTTGCAACAAGAGCTGATATTATAGAAAAGTTATTTAATTCCTTTGTTATAGAAAAGAAAGGAAAGGATATATATCCAACTTCAAAAGGAAAGCAACTTATAGAATTAGTTCCAAGGGATTTAAAATCTCCATTATTAACTGCTAAATGGGAAAAAAGATTAGATGAAATAAGTAAAGGTAAATCAAACTCAAATGATTTTATGAAAGAAATGAGAAATTATTCAATCACTCTTGTTAATGACGTAAAATCAGCTAATAGTAAATTTGTTCATGATAATAAGACAGGAAAGAAATGTCCTAATTGTGGTAAATATCTTCTTGAAGTTAAAGGGAAAAATGGAATAATGAATGTTTGCCAAGATAGAGAGTGTGGATATAGAGAAAGTGTAAGTAGAAATACTAATGCAAGATGTCCTGAATGCAAGAAGAAGTTAGAGCTTAGAGGGCATGGTGAAGGTCAAATATATGTATGTCCAAATAATAATTGTACTTTTAGAGAAAAAGCATCAGTATTTAATAAAAGATTTGATAAAAAATCAGATAAAATGAATAAAAGAGAAGTTAATAATATAATGAAAAAAATGAAAAAAGATGCAGAAGAGGATATAAATAATCCGTTTGCAGAACTTTTAAAAGGATTAAAATAA
- the mgtE gene encoding magnesium transporter — protein sequence MKLEMSKDELRRFLLHAPQDKIMNYIEEIHPVDILDILREDIEERKDILNRLSEKFIAAIIDEADAEEKYDILMEFSENKQKNIVEAMSSDELTDLLGILDESQANKILAKMTDEDARMVRQLLSYDPDTAAGIMATEFISIKENMTVRETFKYLQLTAKDTENIYDLYVINSLDKLKGVVSLKDIATSNFDTLISDIVQENLESIPYNMDKEEVGHRFEKYGYLTMPVVDSFNRLLGIITVDDVMQILRDENTEDIHRLGGVAEGEKINGTLEESIKSRLPWLFINLLTAILASSIVGIFEGTIEKVVSLATFMPIVAGMGGNAGTQTLTIIVRGLALGELNYKNVKRVLFKEIGVGAVTGLVIGLIIAILGYFWEGKIIFGVVIGIAMLLNMIVATISGFLVPIILKKLKVDPALASSVFVTTFTDVLGFFFFLGLATIFIHQLM from the coding sequence ATGAAATTAGAAATGAGTAAAGACGAGTTAAGAAGATTTTTATTACATGCACCTCAAGATAAAATTATGAACTATATAGAAGAAATACATCCTGTAGATATATTAGATATATTAAGAGAAGATATAGAAGAGAGAAAAGATATATTAAATAGATTATCAGAAAAATTTATAGCAGCTATTATAGATGAAGCTGATGCAGAAGAAAAATATGACATACTTATGGAGTTTTCAGAAAATAAGCAAAAAAATATAGTTGAAGCAATGTCATCAGATGAATTAACAGATTTGCTTGGAATATTAGATGAGAGTCAAGCGAATAAAATTTTAGCTAAAATGACTGATGAAGACGCAAGGATGGTACGTCAACTTCTAAGTTACGATCCTGATACAGCTGCAGGTATAATGGCTACTGAATTTATATCAATAAAAGAAAATATGACAGTAAGAGAAACTTTTAAATATTTACAATTAACAGCTAAGGATACAGAAAATATATATGATTTATATGTAATAAATTCTTTAGATAAGTTAAAAGGTGTAGTTTCTTTAAAGGATATAGCTACAAGCAATTTTGATACTTTAATTTCAGATATAGTACAAGAAAATTTAGAGAGTATTCCTTATAATATGGATAAGGAGGAAGTAGGACATAGATTTGAAAAGTATGGTTATTTAACAATGCCAGTTGTAGATAGCTTTAATAGACTTTTAGGAATAATAACAGTAGATGATGTAATGCAAATTTTAAGGGATGAAAATACAGAAGATATACATCGTCTTGGTGGAGTTGCAGAAGGAGAAAAGATTAACGGAACTTTGGAGGAATCTATAAAGAGTAGATTACCATGGCTTTTTATAAATCTTTTAACTGCTATTTTAGCATCATCAATAGTAGGAATATTTGAAGGAACTATTGAAAAAGTAGTTTCACTTGCAACATTTATGCCTATAGTTGCAGGAATGGGTGGAAATGCAGGAACTCAAACATTAACAATTATAGTTAGAGGATTAGCCCTTGGAGAATTAAATTATAAAAATGTAAAGCGTGTATTATTTAAAGAGATAGGTGTGGGTGCAGTTACAGGTTTAGTTATAGGATTGATAATTGCAATTTTAGGTTATTTCTGGGAAGGAAAAATTATATTTGGAGTTGTAATAGGTATAGCTATGCTTTTAAATATGATTGTTGCAACTATTTCAGGTTTCTTAGTTCCAATTATATTAAAGAAACTTAAGGTGGATCCAGCTTTAGCTTCATCAGTATTTGTTACTACATTTACAGATGTTTTAGGATTTTTCTTCTTCCTAGGATTAGCAACAATATTTATACATCAATTGATGTAA
- a CDS encoding cation:proton antiporter — protein sequence MTFLISILSLIIIGVLASYSGKLVEKIKLPSLIGMMIIGMVIGPTFLNLVPVEVINISPIIKDIALVTVLFIGGLGISLSQMKEIGRPAILLSIIPATLEGLTIAFLSTYLLDFTFIQGAILGFIIAAVSPAVLVPSMISLIDRKLGEDKAIPQMLLVGASADDTIAITLFTTFLGVYVQGLDGKNISIMKQISMIPITIGLSIFIGWFLAKITTYLLKYINRKSIKVLFAYALCIAMRVIEKKFEIQLFNSLLTIMIYGFFLRNYVEEVSRDIIKVMNKIWSIGKIYLFAFVGMAINPSLVGEFFVIGIVLLIFSLSIRSIGVLISLLGTNLNKKEKLFCIIAYLPKATVQSAKAGIPLQMGVVGGEIMQAIAILSVLITAPIGAIGIKLTSGKWLSKGQKMITIKINI from the coding sequence ATGACATTTTTAATTTCAATTTTAAGTTTAATAATTATTGGAGTATTAGCATCTTATAGTGGAAAATTAGTAGAAAAAATAAAGCTACCATCATTAATAGGAATGATGATAATAGGGATGGTTATAGGGCCAACATTTTTAAATTTAGTACCTGTGGAGGTAATAAATATTTCTCCTATTATAAAAGATATTGCATTAGTAACTGTTCTTTTTATAGGAGGTCTTGGAATAAGTTTAAGTCAAATGAAAGAAATAGGAAGACCAGCTATTTTGTTAAGTATAATTCCAGCTACTTTAGAGGGACTTACAATAGCATTTTTATCTACGTATTTATTAGATTTTACTTTCATACAAGGAGCTATTTTAGGTTTTATAATTGCAGCTGTAAGTCCAGCTGTGTTAGTTCCATCTATGATTTCATTAATTGATAGAAAACTTGGTGAAGATAAAGCTATTCCTCAAATGTTATTAGTAGGTGCTTCTGCTGATGATACAATAGCAATTACATTATTTACAACATTTTTAGGTGTATATGTACAAGGCCTAGATGGGAAAAATATTTCTATAATGAAACAAATAAGCATGATTCCAATTACTATAGGATTAAGTATTTTTATAGGATGGTTTTTGGCTAAAATAACAACATATTTATTAAAGTACATAAATAGAAAATCTATAAAGGTTTTATTTGCCTATGCTTTATGTATTGCAATGAGGGTAATAGAAAAAAAGTTTGAAATTCAATTATTTAATTCGCTACTTACAATAATGATTTATGGCTTTTTCTTAAGAAATTATGTGGAAGAAGTATCAAGGGATATAATTAAGGTAATGAATAAAATATGGTCTATAGGGAAAATATATTTATTTGCATTTGTTGGAATGGCTATAAATCCAAGTTTAGTAGGAGAGTTTTTTGTTATTGGGATAGTTCTATTAATTTTTTCTTTAAGCATTAGGTCTATAGGAGTATTAATTTCGCTTTTAGGAACCAATCTTAATAAAAAAGAAAAACTTTTTTGTATTATAGCTTATTTACCTAAAGCAACAGTACAATCAGCAAAAGCAGGAATTCCACTTCAAATGGGTGTAGTAGGAGGAGAAATAATGCAAGCTATAGCAATTTTAAGTGTTTTAATAACTGCACCTATAGGAGCAATTGGAATTAAATTAACTTCTGGAAAGTGGTTAAGCAAAGGACAGAAAATGATTACAATTAAAATAAATATATAA
- a CDS encoding HAMP domain-containing sensor histidine kinase, with product MNKSISKKLFTITFGLIIVVIFSSVLFQVMFFEQYYLKHKTRDLGNEVNKFKEMYSFQIYSDETLNSALARYEQENNSRIAIFSVNGDLSYLSDYRKGIDDLQTLTQFCSELLNNKELIYDVLSSGKTKSTVFENKSSGLKKIGIISPMSLKYKNDSIIISVSSIQPIQEAALVIKDFYKYLAIGFIIIGIILSSIYANLITKPLLKINKVAKKMSSMDFSAKCTVNSDDEIGNLGKTLNFLSSNLNSALEDLKQKNLQLEKDIEKERKLETLRKDFVAGVSHELKTPIGIIAGYAEGLKDGVATGENALIYLDTIIDESKKMSQLVSNMLELSRLESDTIELNFEEFNIIRLIQKTIKKLSLDFNSKSIEVIFNNKLEYAYVLGDVFQLEHVITNLLTNAFKYSPNNERVIISIIEDTEKNKYFISIENTGCHIPEDELENIYTKFYRLDKSRNRSDNSNGLGLAIVKRILLNHKSEYFIKNTDFGVKFSFSLDKAKDIL from the coding sequence ATGAATAAAAGTATTTCAAAAAAACTATTTACTATTACTTTTGGTTTAATCATTGTAGTTATATTTTCTAGTGTACTCTTTCAAGTAATGTTTTTTGAACAATACTACTTAAAACATAAAACTCGAGATTTAGGTAATGAAGTTAATAAGTTTAAAGAAATGTATTCTTTCCAAATATATAGTGACGAAACTTTAAATTCTGCTTTAGCTAGATATGAGCAAGAAAACAACTCTAGAATTGCTATATTTTCTGTAAATGGTGATCTTAGCTATTTATCTGATTATAGAAAGGGAATAGATGATTTACAAACATTAACTCAATTTTGTTCTGAACTTCTTAATAATAAAGAATTAATTTATGATGTTTTATCTTCAGGAAAAACTAAATCTACCGTATTTGAAAATAAAAGTAGTGGACTAAAAAAAATAGGAATTATTTCTCCTATGTCATTAAAATATAAAAATGATTCTATTATTATATCTGTTTCTTCAATTCAACCTATTCAAGAAGCAGCATTAGTAATAAAAGATTTTTATAAATATCTTGCTATTGGATTTATTATAATTGGAATAATTTTATCTTCAATTTATGCAAACTTAATTACTAAGCCACTTCTTAAAATAAATAAAGTAGCTAAAAAGATGTCTTCCATGGATTTTAGTGCTAAATGTACAGTTAACTCTGATGATGAAATTGGTAATCTTGGAAAAACTCTAAATTTCTTATCTTCAAATCTTAATAGTGCATTAGAGGATTTAAAACAAAAAAATCTTCAATTAGAAAAGGATATAGAAAAGGAAAGAAAATTAGAGACTCTAAGAAAAGACTTTGTAGCTGGTGTTTCTCATGAACTAAAAACTCCTATTGGAATTATAGCTGGCTATGCAGAAGGTTTAAAAGATGGTGTTGCAACTGGAGAAAATGCTTTAATTTATTTAGATACTATAATAGACGAATCTAAAAAAATGAGTCAACTAGTTTCCAATATGTTAGAGCTTTCTAGGTTAGAGTCTGATACTATTGAACTCAACTTTGAAGAGTTTAATATAATAAGATTAATCCAAAAGACAATAAAAAAATTATCCTTAGACTTTAATTCTAAATCTATAGAAGTTATTTTCAATAATAAACTTGAATATGCCTATGTACTTGGTGATGTATTTCAATTAGAGCATGTTATAACTAATTTATTGACTAATGCATTTAAATATAGTCCAAATAATGAAAGAGTTATAATTTCCATTATTGAAGATACAGAAAAAAATAAGTATTTTATTTCTATTGAAAATACAGGTTGCCATATTCCTGAAGATGAACTTGAAAATATTTATACTAAATTCTATAGATTAGATAAATCACGAAATAGATCTGATAATAGTAATGGATTAGGTCTTGCTATAGTTAAAAGGATACTTTTAAATCATAAAAGTGAGTATTTTATAAAAAATACAGATTTTGGTGTTAAATTCTCTTTTTCTCTTGATAAAGCTAAAGATATTCTATAA
- a CDS encoding response regulator transcription factor, producing MIKNILIVEDELRIRFLLRDYFLKEGFHIIEASDGDEGIQAFSNNKIDLVILDIMMPKIDGITVLETIREASNVPVILLTAKGEEEDKLFGYEMGADDYITKPFSPKVLIAKVKALLKRTSEVEDTINKDFNGLIINKLSHEVKIDGNIINLSPKEFELITYLADNEGIALSRDNILDHVWGLDYYGDIRTVDTNIKRLREKLGDKSNFIVTVRGSGYRFEAKNE from the coding sequence ATGATTAAAAACATTTTAATTGTTGAAGATGAATTAAGAATTAGATTTTTACTTAGAGATTATTTCCTTAAGGAAGGATTTCACATAATAGAGGCTAGTGATGGTGATGAAGGTATTCAAGCTTTTTCTAATAATAAAATAGATTTGGTAATTTTAGATATAATGATGCCTAAAATTGATGGTATAACAGTTTTAGAAACTATACGTGAAGCTTCTAATGTTCCTGTAATACTTCTTACTGCTAAGGGTGAAGAAGAAGATAAACTATTTGGATATGAAATGGGTGCTGATGACTATATAACAAAACCTTTCTCCCCTAAAGTTCTTATAGCAAAAGTTAAAGCATTACTAAAAAGAACTTCTGAAGTTGAAGATACTATCAATAAGGATTTTAATGGTTTAATAATAAATAAACTATCACATGAAGTTAAAATAGATGGTAATATAATAAATCTTTCACCTAAAGAATTTGAGCTTATTACTTATCTTGCTGATAACGAAGGTATAGCACTATCTAGAGATAATATTTTAGATCATGTTTGGGGCCTTGATTATTATGGTGATATTAGAACTGTTGATACTAATATTAAAAGACTTAGAGAAAAACTAGGTGATAAATCTAATTTTATAGTTACTGTTAGAGGAAGTGGTTATCGTTTTGAAGCAAAAAATGAATAA
- a CDS encoding M16 family metallopeptidase, which translates to MLKLNFDVKRHFLDNGLEVITIKKDTKIAAINVGIKIGALYERENEKGISHFIEHMLFKGTKNRNNEEVNEELEFLGGEYNAYTDYAVTVYTISCLEEEIKNGIELLGDMIISSTFSEEEIEKERGVILAEIRTSKDDIEDFSFKRANEVAFNKSPLRYDIAGLEKTVKSYNRDNLVNFYNKHYVANNSVVTIVSSFEHEEALLEVKKTFGKWKTGDIEKITVIEEKNKKVKKITNKKNIEQSTIVYLYTFYGLDRNLELPFRILNHRLGESANSLLFREVREKRGLAYDIYTNLDMTKGVKTFSIYTAVSEDDIDNALEAIDETILGVKNGNIEIGERDLTLMKKIHKTAVITTLEDPAELCNYMLHQALDKEDLYEFVKDMDRLNELDINKIYKVANKVLENPTIHILKS; encoded by the coding sequence ATGTTAAAACTGAATTTTGATGTTAAAAGACATTTTTTAGATAATGGTTTAGAGGTAATTACCATAAAAAAGGATACAAAAATAGCAGCGATAAATGTAGGAATAAAAATAGGAGCTCTTTATGAAAGAGAAAATGAAAAGGGGATATCCCATTTCATTGAACACATGCTTTTTAAAGGAACTAAAAATAGAAATAATGAAGAGGTTAATGAGGAACTGGAATTTTTAGGTGGAGAATATAATGCATACACAGATTATGCAGTTACTGTATATACCATAAGTTGTTTAGAAGAAGAAATAAAAAATGGAATAGAACTATTAGGAGATATGATAATATCATCAACATTTAGTGAAGAAGAAATTGAAAAGGAAAGAGGCGTAATATTAGCAGAAATAAGAACTAGTAAAGATGATATAGAAGATTTTAGTTTTAAAAGAGCAAATGAAGTTGCTTTTAATAAAAGTCCTTTACGTTATGATATTGCAGGGTTAGAAAAGACAGTTAAAAGTTATAATAGAGATAATTTAGTGAATTTTTATAACAAACATTATGTAGCTAATAATTCGGTAGTTACAATAGTATCATCCTTTGAGCATGAAGAGGCTCTTTTAGAAGTGAAAAAAACCTTTGGCAAATGGAAAACAGGGGATATTGAAAAAATAACCGTAATAGAAGAAAAAAATAAAAAAGTAAAAAAAATAACAAATAAAAAGAATATAGAGCAAAGTACTATAGTATATTTATATACTTTTTATGGTTTAGATAGAAATCTTGAATTACCTTTTAGGATTTTAAATCATAGATTAGGTGAAAGTGCAAATTCCTTATTATTTAGGGAGGTAAGAGAGAAAAGAGGACTTGCTTATGACATATATACTAATTTAGATATGACAAAAGGAGTAAAAACTTTTTCTATATATACAGCAGTAAGCGAAGATGATATAGATAATGCTTTAGAAGCTATTGATGAGACTATTTTAGGCGTTAAAAATGGAAATATAGAAATCGGAGAGAGAGATTTAACTCTTATGAAAAAAATTCATAAGACAGCAGTAATAACAACTCTTGAAGATCCAGCAGAACTTTGTAACTATATGTTACATCAAGCTTTAGATAAAGAAGATTTATATGAATTTGTTAAAGATATGGATAGATTAAATGAACTAGATATAAATAAAATATATAAGGTAGCAAATAAAGTTTTAGAAAACCCTACAATTCATATTTTAAAATCATAA
- the recX gene encoding recombination regulator RecX yields the protein MNVITKIEVQKKNKDRVNIYINEDYAFSLSAELVYKEGLKVKQSIDIDKIKKVALEDDYMKCKNSALRIVEKNYKTKKEIIDKLTLKGYDENTINRTIEFLKEYNFINDENYARMYVNDKIKNHGANKIKYDLIRKGISEDLIKNQISNIDENAEREVAYSLALKKYNLLIKREQDNYKLSQKLYRFLLSKGYSYDVTSEIVKKVTSNEEIY from the coding sequence ATGAATGTTATAACAAAAATTGAGGTGCAAAAGAAAAATAAAGATAGGGTAAATATATATATAAATGAAGATTATGCTTTTTCATTAAGTGCAGAGCTTGTATATAAAGAAGGACTAAAAGTAAAGCAAAGCATTGATATAGATAAAATTAAAAAAGTAGCACTAGAAGATGATTATATGAAGTGTAAGAATTCCGCTTTAAGAATAGTTGAAAAAAATTATAAGACTAAAAAAGAAATTATAGATAAATTAACTTTAAAGGGTTATGATGAAAATACTATAAATAGAACAATTGAATTCTTAAAAGAATATAATTTTATAAATGATGAAAATTACGCTAGAATGTATGTTAATGATAAAATTAAAAATCATGGAGCAAATAAGATAAAATATGATCTTATTAGAAAAGGTATAAGTGAAGACTTAATAAAAAATCAAATTTCTAACATTGATGAAAATGCAGAAAGAGAAGTAGCATATTCACTAGCATTAAAAAAATATAATTTACTTATAAAAAGAGAACAGGATAATTATAAATTATCGCAAAAATTATATAGATTTTTACTATCTAAAGGTTATAGTTATGATGTTACATCAGAAATAGTTAAAAAGGTAACTAGTAACGAAGAAATATATTAA
- a CDS encoding transglutaminase-like domain-containing protein, with product MSTYLSYGLCLLIMIWAVKGSTITSFQERDAKYALNRLIYYFSIFISLLVIILNLDKLIIKILEIGNKEILKNFNVNLFNIICLAICFFLIQFLIYQSLKFLCRPFIGGYSKVLKGGKLKTLAFSTVFGMLKGFVIILIVFIAIVTFNNTITRGTKITIFDNLKAYARLEGLISINKPVLSNNDVSNYSVGNSNFIIYYNGVTLEEGIKSTEKIDNKALELTYDAKSDREIAKNIYSWIGSNIEYDVYKAEKALNNEGKYKSGAIEAFESRTGICFDYACLYVAMARKVGLKVRLITGQGFDGKSFGPHAWNEVYLSDEDKWIKVDSTFYKSGDYFDTEGFDKEHIKESVAGEW from the coding sequence ATGAGTACGTATTTATCCTATGGACTGTGTCTTTTAATAATGATATGGGCAGTTAAGGGTAGTACTATTACATCATTTCAAGAGAGAGATGCTAAATATGCTTTAAATAGGTTAATTTATTACTTTTCCATATTTATTTCGCTTTTAGTTATAATATTAAACTTAGATAAGTTAATTATAAAAATACTAGAGATAGGAAATAAGGAAATATTAAAAAATTTTAATGTCAATTTATTTAACATTATCTGTTTAGCTATTTGTTTCTTTTTAATACAATTTTTAATATATCAAAGTTTAAAATTTTTATGTAGACCCTTTATTGGAGGATATTCAAAGGTTTTAAAGGGTGGAAAGTTAAAGACATTAGCTTTTTCTACAGTATTTGGAATGTTAAAAGGTTTTGTTATAATATTAATAGTATTTATAGCTATAGTAACCTTTAATAATACAATAACTAGAGGAACCAAAATAACTATTTTTGATAATTTAAAAGCATATGCTAGATTAGAAGGTTTGATTTCTATAAATAAGCCTGTACTCTCTAATAATGATGTATCTAATTATTCCGTAGGAAACTCTAATTTTATAATTTATTATAATGGAGTTACTTTAGAAGAAGGAATAAAGTCTACAGAAAAAATTGATAATAAGGCTCTAGAATTAACTTATGATGCAAAGTCGGATAGAGAAATAGCAAAGAATATATATTCATGGATAGGTAGTAACATAGAATATGATGTATATAAAGCAGAGAAAGCTTTAAATAATGAAGGAAAATATAAAAGTGGAGCTATAGAAGCATTTGAAAGCAGGACGGGAATATGTTTTGATTATGCTTGTCTTTATGTAGCAATGGCTAGAAAAGTTGGTTTAAAAGTTAGACTTATTACAGGTCAAGGATTTGATGGAAAAAGCTTTGGACCACACGCATGGAACGAAGTATATTTATCTGATGAAGACAAATGGATAAAAGTTGATTCAACATTTTACAAGTCGGGAGATTACTTTGATACTGAAGGTTTTGATAAAGAGCATATAAAAGAATCAGTAGCAGGAGAATGGTAA